A region of Domibacillus sp. DTU_2020_1001157_1_SI_ALB_TIR_016 DNA encodes the following proteins:
- the azlC gene encoding azaleucine resistance protein AzlC, translating to MKRRTQIITAFREAFPQTLPIFAGFLFLGTSYGIFMNSLGFSAIYPILMSLVIFAGSMEFLAANLLLLAFNPINAFFLTLMVNARHLFYGISMLDNYKDAGKKKWYMVFGLCDESFAVNSTINVPNNVDKGWVMFFVTLLNHFYWVLGAALGGIFGSIIQFNTEGLEFAMTALFAVIFIEQWLKEEKHSSSLIGIGMSIICLIIFGENNFIIPAMIAILGLLSLTRKALEKEEVQPI from the coding sequence ATGAAAAGAAGAACTCAAATAATCACAGCATTTCGTGAAGCTTTCCCTCAAACATTACCTATTTTCGCAGGATTCTTATTTTTAGGAACCTCTTATGGTATCTTCATGAATTCATTAGGATTTAGTGCAATTTATCCAATTCTGATGAGTCTAGTCATATTTGCAGGATCAATGGAATTTCTTGCTGCCAATTTATTGCTTCTTGCCTTCAATCCAATTAATGCTTTTTTTCTCACTTTAATGGTGAATGCAAGACATCTATTTTATGGTATTTCGATGTTAGATAACTATAAGGACGCAGGAAAGAAAAAGTGGTATATGGTATTTGGCCTTTGTGATGAATCTTTTGCGGTCAATAGTACTATTAATGTCCCAAACAATGTAGATAAAGGTTGGGTTATGTTTTTCGTCACACTGCTCAACCATTTTTATTGGGTATTAGGCGCAGCGTTAGGTGGTATTTTCGGATCAATCATCCAATTTAATACAGAAGGATTAGAATTTGCTATGACGGCTCTATTTGCTGTTATTTTCATTGAACAATGGTTGAAAGAGGAAAAACATTCTAGTTCTCTAATAGGGATTGGGATGTCAATTATCTGTCTTATTATTTTTGGCGAAAACAATTTCATTATCCCTGCAATGATTGCCATTTTAGGGCTGCTTTCCTTAACTAGAAAGGCATTAGAGAAAGAAGAGGTTCAACCTATATGA
- the sda gene encoding sporulation histidine kinase inhibitor Sda, with protein MGIFILSDNQLREAYNQAKKMDLDKEFIKVLEKEMKLRKLSEKAKTL; from the coding sequence ATGGGGATTTTTATTTTATCAGATAACCAATTACGAGAAGCATATAATCAAGCAAAAAAAATGGACTTAGATAAAGAATTCATTAAGGTGCTTGAGAAAGAAATGAAATTGAGAAAGCTTTCTGAAAAAGCAAAAACCCTCTGA
- a CDS encoding IS110 family transposase: protein MNPVVGLDISKGESQVQAFLDKGKPYSKSFKVNHTLEGLRSLVSFLENVRQEAGKKPSVILEATGHYQTPVVQYLEERGYLLVIVNPLISYKARGSSLRKVKTDAIDAYLLCELFYKEELEPYKKRGVQLLNLRNLTRQHENITGVMVQTKLQFQAVLEQVFPEYKGVFGDLYSVVSLLTLSEFPSCEDILKASEETITDKIFGLYKSRSIRWAKEKAVQLKAAAARNPFEKTIYQSHILSLGMYINILLQYKEHLSKLESEIDALAKEIEEYNIIKSIPGIGEKIAATTISEIGEIDRFTDPKKLVAFAGVDPSVFESGKFTATKNRITKRGSSKLRHALYMAVRCAIRDCRKIKTSDEIIPRNKKLREFYDKKREEGKPFKVAVIACVNKLLHWIFALLKNRTTFQDIA from the coding sequence ATGAATCCAGTCGTCGGTCTGGATATATCGAAAGGGGAAAGTCAGGTTCAAGCCTTTCTAGATAAAGGTAAGCCATACAGTAAGAGCTTTAAAGTAAATCACACTCTTGAGGGCCTTCGTTCACTTGTATCGTTTCTTGAGAATGTAAGGCAGGAAGCTGGGAAGAAACCTTCAGTAATATTAGAGGCTACTGGGCATTATCAAACTCCAGTCGTTCAATACTTGGAAGAACGAGGCTATTTATTGGTTATCGTCAATCCATTGATCTCCTATAAGGCAAGAGGATCAAGTTTGAGAAAAGTAAAAACAGATGCCATTGATGCCTACCTCCTCTGTGAGTTGTTTTATAAAGAGGAATTAGAACCTTATAAAAAGCGTGGAGTTCAGTTATTGAACCTTCGGAATCTTACAAGACAACACGAAAACATCACCGGCGTGATGGTTCAAACAAAACTTCAATTTCAGGCAGTGCTTGAACAAGTGTTTCCTGAATATAAAGGGGTCTTTGGCGATTTATATTCGGTTGTTTCACTCTTAACTCTTTCAGAGTTCCCTTCTTGCGAGGATATTTTGAAAGCCAGTGAAGAAACAATTACAGACAAGATATTTGGATTATATAAAAGTCGATCAATCAGATGGGCAAAAGAAAAAGCTGTTCAGCTTAAAGCTGCAGCAGCTCGTAATCCTTTTGAAAAGACCATCTATCAGAGCCATATTCTAAGCCTTGGTATGTATATAAATATTCTTCTTCAATACAAAGAACATCTATCAAAGTTAGAGTCAGAGATAGATGCCCTCGCTAAGGAAATTGAAGAATATAATATCATCAAATCTATCCCTGGTATTGGAGAAAAGATCGCTGCAACGACCATTTCTGAAATTGGAGAGATAGATCGATTTACTGATCCTAAAAAGCTGGTAGCTTTCGCTGGAGTTGATCCTAGTGTATTTGAATCCGGTAAGTTTACAGCCACTAAAAACCGAATCACTAAAAGAGGATCAAGCAAGCTTCGTCACGCCTTATATATGGCAGTTCGTTGTGCAATTCGTGACTGCCGTAAGATCAAAACAAGCGATGAAATCATTCCTCGTAATAAGAAATTACGGGAGTTCTATGATAAAAAACGTGAAGAAGGAAAACCCTTTAAAGTAGCCGTTATTGCATGTGTAAATAAACTCTTACATTGGATATTTGCCCTTTTAAAGAACAGAACAACTTTCCAAGATATAGCTTAA
- a CDS encoding helix-turn-helix transcriptional regulator, with protein MELGDKLKKLRQENGYSQNDLADKLHVTAQAISKWENNKSIPDITNLVQLSDVYNISLDSLIKPDKKLQKNSR; from the coding sequence TTGGAATTAGGGGATAAATTAAAAAAACTTCGCCAGGAAAACGGATACTCCCAAAACGATCTAGCAGATAAACTCCATGTGACTGCTCAAGCCATTTCTAAATGGGAAAATAATAAATCCATTCCAGATATAACAAATCTTGTACAGTTGAGTGACGTGTACAATATAAGCCTGGACTCTTTGATTAAGCCAGACAAAAAACTGCAAAAAAACTCTCGATAA
- a CDS encoding PadR family transcriptional regulator, translating to MKHKLLPLSETMHYILLALREPLHGYAVMQKIEKISNGTVILAAGTLYGAIENLNKHGWIEPVGESGRRKVYMITTEGSAILKMEQNRLLHILSLYEGSESNEEI from the coding sequence ATGAAACATAAATTATTACCGTTGTCTGAAACCATGCATTATATTTTATTAGCCCTTCGTGAGCCACTCCATGGCTATGCCGTAATGCAGAAGATAGAAAAGATAAGTAACGGTACTGTTATTTTAGCAGCTGGTACATTATATGGTGCGATTGAAAACTTGAATAAGCATGGTTGGATTGAACCTGTTGGAGAGTCAGGTCGAAGAAAAGTTTATATGATAACTACAGAAGGAAGCGCCATTTTGAAAATGGAACAAAACAGGTTATTGCATATTTTATCCCTGTACGAAGGAAGTGAATCGAATGAAGAAATTTAA
- a CDS encoding alpha/beta hydrolase, whose protein sequence is MKNIKKPIKFIGVIIILLIIVLVRPTWTQPIKGNNSISTLEQVELNGNSNEIMIRGKNKDNPVILFVHGGPGTSEIPYADKYQDVLESKFTVVNYDQRASGKSYHFFDDYSNLSPDLLVEDLLAVTDYVTKRLGKEKVILIGHSYGTYIGMQAANKAPEKYEAYVGIGQMSNIKESEIDNLNYTIEQAKNAGNRDDVIYLQGLTENIKNGEMFTPRNYVIKYGGATRLIDNPDGDNIGMLLSSEYNLLDIIRYNCGLTFSQNTLLKDLTENPLPTIVTKLELPVYFIMGKYDYMTSSSAAIKYFDMIEADKKEFISFEESAHYPQFEEEEKFYEWMYGTFIK, encoded by the coding sequence ATGAAGAACATAAAAAAGCCAATAAAATTTATCGGAGTAATTATTATATTACTTATTATAGTCCTTGTTCGTCCCACATGGACTCAGCCTATAAAAGGCAATAATAGTATAAGTACATTGGAACAAGTAGAGTTAAATGGAAATAGTAATGAAATTATGATACGTGGCAAGAATAAGGATAATCCAGTTATTCTCTTCGTACATGGAGGACCAGGAACTTCAGAAATACCGTATGCCGATAAATATCAGGATGTATTAGAGTCGAAATTTACAGTTGTTAATTACGATCAAAGAGCAAGTGGGAAATCATATCATTTTTTTGACGACTATTCCAATCTTTCACCAGACTTATTGGTAGAGGACTTATTGGCTGTCACAGATTATGTAACAAAACGTCTTGGTAAAGAAAAGGTAATACTCATTGGTCATTCTTATGGTACATATATTGGAATGCAAGCTGCTAATAAAGCACCTGAAAAATATGAAGCATATGTTGGTATTGGACAGATGAGTAATATAAAAGAAAGTGAGATTGACAATTTGAATTACACTATTGAACAGGCAAAAAATGCTGGCAATAGGGATGATGTTATATACCTGCAGGGGTTAACTGAAAATATCAAAAATGGCGAAATGTTTACCCCGAGAAATTATGTAATAAAGTATGGTGGGGCCACAAGACTTATTGATAACCCCGATGGTGATAACATTGGTATGTTACTAAGTAGCGAATATAACTTATTAGATATAATACGTTATAATTGTGGGTTAACCTTTTCTCAAAATACTTTATTAAAGGATTTAACTGAAAATCCATTACCTACAATCGTAACAAAACTTGAATTGCCAGTCTATTTTATCATGGGGAAATATGATTACATGACTTCGTCTAGTGCAGCAATAAAATATTTCGATATGATCGAAGCAGATAAAAAGGAATTTATTTCTTTCGAGGAATCAGCTCATTATCCACAGTTTGAAGAGGAAGAAAAATTTTATGAATGGATGTACGGTACATTTATTAAATAA
- a CDS encoding DUF1259 domain-containing protein, with protein sequence MNNIQPDDLCEKFAEILGAAPAVINGVCTATRSRTNIHPVVLGRRADSFMFVPQAFSFENLDQNGKALCLGETVLLQEEANRFMARLREEGIIVTALHNHWLFENPRLMYMHFESLDEPLAFARKVRRALDVLTARNIGRSRGRQRTLNRRGEELCEDFNQILDGSMHTFEDGACIVMKSRTNIMPRVLGRQGTSFLLIPQMFAFESLSSDGRALCSGETVILQEELNPFISELLEHDIIVTGFHNHWLFEDPRLMYIHFEKVEKPIRFAKDVKDALEVLTTKKVSSDII encoded by the coding sequence ATGAACAATATTCAACCTGATGACCTTTGCGAGAAATTCGCGGAAATTCTGGGGGCTGCTCCCGCTGTCATTAATGGCGTTTGTACTGCAACCAGATCTCGGACAAATATTCACCCGGTTGTACTAGGCCGGAGAGCTGATTCCTTTATGTTTGTGCCTCAGGCATTTTCTTTTGAAAACCTTGATCAAAACGGAAAAGCATTGTGTCTTGGTGAAACGGTCCTTCTGCAAGAGGAAGCAAACCGATTTATGGCAAGGCTGCGTGAAGAGGGAATCATTGTAACTGCCCTTCATAATCACTGGTTGTTTGAAAATCCGCGATTGATGTATATGCATTTCGAATCCCTTGATGAACCTTTAGCTTTTGCCAGGAAAGTAAGAAGAGCCCTGGACGTTTTAACTGCCCGTAATATTGGACGTTCCCGAGGAAGACAAAGGACATTGAATAGACGGGGAGAAGAACTTTGTGAGGATTTCAATCAAATTTTAGATGGCAGCATGCATACATTTGAGGATGGGGCCTGTATTGTGATGAAATCTCGTACAAATATTATGCCTCGAGTTCTCGGAAGGCAAGGAACGTCATTTTTATTAATTCCGCAAATGTTTGCCTTTGAATCGTTATCTTCAGATGGGAGAGCCCTTTGCAGTGGGGAAACGGTGATCCTGCAAGAAGAGCTCAACCCATTCATCAGTGAGCTTCTTGAACATGACATTATTGTGACTGGCTTTCATAATCATTGGTTGTTTGAGGATCCGAGGCTCATGTATATCCATTTTGAAAAAGTTGAAAAGCCAATCCGATTTGCGAAAGATGTAAAGGATGCTTTAGAAGTATTGACTACAAAGAAGGTATCCTCTGATATTATATAA
- the cdiI gene encoding ribonuclease toxin immunity protein CdiI, with translation MGFKPKKVCYLILRILAFAVLIVPVFLKTQDILTELSNSTFILLIFIGTTLLIIGDIFERKYQEQAEEFANKKFISLGDYLSEKDIVNTDDVMFDFYAANFPDKFITILEHFSNLEDIPFDYTYCNLSVNWLPTEEGYFGKGVWFSMTYGPGLDNQPETVVDYKTFFNFLISVSRVYIRLFSKDAKKVKKLLKIMKKKLKPYL, from the coding sequence ATGGGTTTTAAGCCTAAAAAAGTTTGTTATCTGATATTAAGAATTCTCGCGTTCGCTGTTTTGATAGTGCCTGTTTTTTTAAAGACTCAAGATATTTTAACCGAACTCAGTAACAGCACTTTTATTCTCCTAATTTTCATAGGAACAACTCTCTTAATTATAGGAGACATTTTTGAAAGAAAATACCAAGAACAAGCAGAAGAATTTGCTAACAAAAAATTTATCAGCTTAGGGGACTACTTAAGCGAAAAAGATATAGTAAACACTGATGATGTCATGTTTGATTTTTACGCAGCTAATTTTCCTGATAAATTTATTACTATTTTAGAGCATTTCTCCAATTTAGAAGATATTCCTTTTGATTATACTTATTGCAATTTGTCAGTAAACTGGCTTCCTACAGAAGAAGGCTATTTTGGAAAAGGAGTATGGTTTTCAATGACGTATGGACCCGGCCTGGACAATCAACCAGAAACGGTAGTTGATTATAAAACTTTTTTTAACTTTTTGATATCTGTGTCAAGGGTATATATTCGTTTATTTTCCAAAGACGCAAAAAAGGTGAAAAAGCTTCTAAAAATAATGAAGAAAAAATTAAAACCATACCTGTAA
- a CDS encoding branched-chain amino acid transporter permease, with the protein MTMHLTEQIITITMVVLGTMLTRFLPFVVFASGKATPKYVQYLGKVLPSAIIGLLVIYCFKDVSLLSGSHGIPEFIAMAVVAMLHIWRRNMLFSIAGGTIIYMILVQVFFNQFY; encoded by the coding sequence ATGACAATGCATTTAACCGAGCAAATTATTACGATCACGATGGTTGTTTTAGGCACTATGCTGACAAGGTTTCTTCCATTTGTTGTTTTTGCATCAGGTAAAGCTACACCGAAGTATGTACAGTATTTAGGGAAAGTTCTACCTTCAGCGATAATTGGACTTCTGGTCATTTATTGTTTTAAGGATGTGAGTTTACTTTCTGGAAGTCATGGAATACCTGAATTTATTGCAATGGCTGTAGTTGCAATGCTTCACATTTGGAGAAGAAACATGCTCTTCTCTATAGCTGGGGGAACAATTATTTACATGATTTTGGTTCAAGTGTTTTTTAATCAATTTTATTGA
- the gdhA gene encoding NADP-specific glutamate dehydrogenase yields MTTMNVATQEKQAAKQYIDRVFEIVIKRNPGENEFHQAVQEIFESLTPVFEKYPKYIQHNILERIVEPERVISFRVPWTDDNGNVQVNRGFRVQFSSAIGPYKGGLRFHPSVNASIIKFLGFEQIFKNSLTGQPIGGGKGGSDFDPKGKSDNEVMRFTQSFMTELYRHIAPDVDVPAGDIGVGAREIGYMFGQYKRLRGSYEAGVLTGKGLAYGGSLARTEATGFGTVYFVDEMLRDKGKTFNGRTVIVSGSGNVSIYAMEKATELGATVVACSDSGGYIYDENGIDIATVKQLKEVERKRISEYVKFHPTAVYTEGCEGIWTIPCKIALPCATQNEISAESAQLLVDNGVKAVGEGANMPSTLEAIDIFLKNDVLFAPAKAANAGGVAVSALEMAQNSMRTPWSFEEVDAKLHDIMKNIYKQTKEAAAEFGYEDNLVVGANIAGFLKVADAMIVQGVV; encoded by the coding sequence ATGACAACTATGAATGTTGCAACACAAGAAAAGCAAGCAGCTAAACAATACATAGACCGCGTATTTGAAATCGTTATAAAACGCAACCCTGGAGAAAATGAATTTCATCAGGCGGTTCAAGAGATTTTTGAATCATTAACTCCTGTTTTTGAAAAATATCCAAAATACATTCAGCACAACATTTTAGAGCGTATTGTAGAGCCTGAGCGCGTTATTTCTTTCCGTGTACCTTGGACCGATGACAACGGCAACGTACAAGTGAACCGCGGCTTCCGTGTTCAATTTAGCAGCGCAATTGGTCCTTATAAAGGTGGCCTTCGCTTCCATCCATCTGTAAATGCAAGCATTATTAAATTCCTCGGCTTTGAGCAGATCTTTAAAAACTCATTGACAGGACAGCCAATCGGCGGCGGTAAAGGCGGATCTGACTTTGATCCTAAAGGAAAATCAGACAATGAAGTCATGCGCTTTACTCAAAGTTTCATGACAGAATTATACCGTCATATCGCTCCTGATGTGGACGTACCAGCCGGCGACATCGGTGTCGGCGCACGTGAAATCGGCTACATGTTTGGCCAGTACAAGCGTCTTCGCGGAAGCTATGAAGCAGGTGTATTAACAGGGAAAGGTCTTGCATACGGCGGAAGCCTTGCACGTACAGAAGCAACAGGCTTCGGAACGGTTTATTTTGTGGATGAAATGCTTCGTGATAAAGGAAAGACATTTAACGGGCGTACTGTCATAGTATCCGGGTCTGGAAATGTATCTATTTACGCTATGGAAAAAGCAACAGAGCTTGGTGCTACCGTTGTCGCATGCTCGGATTCAGGCGGCTATATTTACGATGAAAATGGTATCGATATCGCTACTGTAAAGCAGCTGAAAGAAGTAGAGCGCAAGCGTATCAGTGAATATGTGAAATTCCATCCGACTGCAGTATATACAGAAGGCTGTGAAGGTATTTGGACTATTCCATGTAAGATTGCTCTTCCGTGCGCAACGCAGAATGAAATTAGCGCAGAATCAGCACAACTGCTTGTAGATAATGGTGTGAAAGCAGTCGGTGAAGGTGCGAATATGCCTTCTACCCTTGAAGCCATTGATATTTTCTTGAAAAATGATGTTCTTTTTGCCCCGGCGAAAGCAGCTAATGCAGGCGGCGTGGCGGTTTCTGCTCTTGAGATGGCACAAAATAGCATGCGCACACCTTGGTCATTTGAAGAAGTGGATGCCAAATTGCATGATATTATGAAAAATATCTACAAACAAACAAAAGAGGCAGCTGCTGAATTTGGCTATGAAGACAACCTTGTTGTTGGCGCTAATATTGCTGGTTTCCTTAAAGTTGCGGATGCTATGATCGTGCAGGGTGTTGTCTAA
- a CDS encoding PLP-dependent aminotransferase family protein — protein sequence MPVNSFDNYPMSWKPDKNALKRPYYQSIASLLEHDIKNGFLAPGTKLPPQRELADFLDLNFTTITRAYKICEERGVIYAITGSGTYVAPNASRSITISKDKTASLIELGLVSSFEQTNTLVKDTIQQVVNKSYFEQLLNYNDPTGIPHQKAAALNWMESFGIHTDQEHLAIVSGAQNALAIALTALFEPGNRIATDVYTYSNFIELAKMFRIQLVPITGDEFGMLPGELDKQCNQVNIHGIFLMPSCNNPTTIMMSDFRKRELAEVIRKYRLILIEDEIHAFMTAGIDPDYQQPMFNLLPEQTIYICCTSKSICSGLRIAYIVYGKAFREKILRSIFNINVKTSSFNAEIITELILSGKAHEIVLLKKQLAQTANEIFFDHFPLNKNIGHPLSFYRWLPIQTDSDALELETDLQKLGIRAFHSDRFLSGQTTQAKYLRIALSSTNSLDELKVGLRILNEYLN from the coding sequence ATGCCAGTAAATTCATTCGACAACTATCCAATGTCTTGGAAACCTGATAAGAACGCATTGAAGCGTCCTTATTATCAATCTATTGCATCCTTACTTGAACACGACATTAAAAATGGCTTTTTAGCTCCTGGTACAAAATTGCCTCCTCAAAGGGAATTGGCAGATTTCTTAGACTTAAACTTTACGACTATTACTCGTGCTTACAAAATATGCGAGGAAAGAGGGGTAATATATGCGATTACAGGTAGTGGCACCTATGTAGCGCCAAATGCTTCTCGGTCCATAACCATTTCTAAGGATAAAACAGCAAGCCTTATTGAGCTAGGTCTTGTATCATCGTTTGAACAGACAAATACGCTAGTTAAGGACACTATTCAACAAGTTGTGAACAAGAGTTATTTTGAACAATTACTAAATTACAACGATCCCACAGGTATTCCACATCAAAAAGCAGCAGCACTTAACTGGATGGAATCGTTCGGCATTCATACAGATCAAGAACATCTTGCTATTGTTTCTGGTGCGCAAAATGCATTGGCTATTGCGTTGACCGCTTTATTTGAGCCTGGAAACAGAATTGCTACAGATGTATATACCTATTCAAATTTTATTGAGTTGGCAAAAATGTTCCGAATTCAATTAGTACCGATTACTGGAGATGAATTTGGAATGTTGCCAGGCGAGCTTGATAAACAATGCAATCAAGTAAATATTCATGGCATTTTCCTCATGCCTTCTTGTAATAATCCTACAACCATTATGATGTCAGATTTTCGCAAGCGAGAATTGGCGGAGGTGATCCGTAAGTACCGCTTAATTTTGATTGAGGATGAGATTCATGCCTTTATGACAGCCGGCATTGACCCAGATTATCAGCAACCAATGTTTAACTTACTTCCAGAACAAACAATTTATATTTGCTGTACTTCTAAATCCATCTGCTCAGGGTTGAGAATTGCCTATATTGTCTATGGGAAGGCCTTTCGCGAGAAGATTCTGCGATCTATTTTTAATATTAATGTTAAAACCTCTTCTTTCAATGCGGAGATTATTACGGAACTAATTTTATCAGGAAAAGCTCATGAAATTGTTTTGCTAAAGAAGCAGCTTGCACAAACGGCAAATGAGATATTTTTTGATCATTTTCCTTTAAATAAAAACATTGGACATCCTCTAAGTTTTTATCGCTGGTTGCCAATTCAAACAGACTCTGATGCATTAGAGTTAGAAACAGACCTACAGAAGCTGGGTATTCGAGCTTTTCATTCTGATCGTTTTTTAAGTGGGCAAACTACCCAGGCCAAGTATTTACGTATTGCCCTTTCTTCGACAAACTCATTAGACGAGTTAAAAGTAGGACTTAGAATACTAAATGAGTATCTCAACTAG
- a CDS encoding MEDS domain-containing protein: MKSKMNQLCADQRSVHVLYSYNEMKNYIEQAVSYIQEGVTVGDYILFIENERIYSLIHQELSTLLTKDQMAFVHHVNNFDFYYSSGSYHPPAIVDYFNKTVQKYVENKIPFRSWAHVEWASMKDPLHIIKDLEKVIDKAVNLLSFPLICAYQGEKMPDYLKTILMETHPYVLMEDDFIVSEQYQPVIEQQ; this comes from the coding sequence TTGAAAAGCAAAATGAATCAGTTGTGTGCGGATCAAAGAAGTGTTCATGTGTTGTATTCCTATAATGAGATGAAGAATTACATTGAGCAGGCTGTGAGTTACATCCAAGAGGGGGTTACAGTGGGAGATTATATTCTTTTCATTGAAAATGAGCGTATTTACTCTCTTATTCACCAAGAACTGAGTACCCTATTGACGAAAGATCAAATGGCATTCGTTCATCATGTAAACAACTTCGACTTCTATTATTCAAGTGGCAGTTATCATCCTCCTGCAATCGTTGATTACTTTAATAAAACAGTACAAAAATACGTGGAAAATAAAATTCCTTTTCGATCATGGGCACATGTAGAGTGGGCCTCTATGAAAGATCCACTACACATAATTAAAGACCTTGAAAAAGTTATAGACAAAGCTGTAAATCTATTGTCGTTTCCGTTAATTTGTGCATACCAAGGAGAGAAGATGCCAGACTATCTTAAAACCATTTTGATGGAAACTCACCCTTATGTTCTAATGGAAGATGATTTCATCGTTTCCGAACAATACCAGCCAGTGATTGAACAGCAATAA
- a CDS encoding 2-phosphoglycerate kinase: protein MVILISAVSGTGKTLMAQKLLEKYHISYFSIDHLKMGLYRGDKNCGFTPLDSSEVIGDKLWPILKGIIMTNIENEQHIIIEGCYILPHYMKDFDINYSEKIIPVFLGFSTNYIQENFETKIVKHRNAIELRNWPEERTIKELIKEHKEFKTKCLQAGVRYFEIENDYDQEILNVYDYIEAEKLRIEPL from the coding sequence ATGGTTATTTTAATAAGTGCTGTAAGTGGTACTGGTAAAACCTTGATGGCTCAAAAGTTGCTAGAAAAATATCATATTTCTTATTTCTCTATAGACCATTTAAAAATGGGCTTGTACAGAGGAGATAAGAATTGTGGATTTACACCACTAGATAGTTCCGAAGTCATTGGTGATAAGCTCTGGCCAATATTAAAAGGGATTATTATGACAAATATAGAGAACGAACAACATATCATTATTGAAGGATGCTATATATTGCCTCACTATATGAAGGACTTTGACATCAATTATTCAGAAAAAATCATTCCAGTATTCTTAGGTTTTTCGACGAATTATATTCAAGAAAACTTCGAAACAAAAATAGTGAAACATAGGAATGCTATTGAACTCCGTAATTGGCCCGAAGAAAGAACGATAAAAGAACTAATCAAGGAACATAAAGAATTTAAAACAAAATGTTTACAAGCAGGTGTTAGGTATTTTGAAATCGAAAACGACTATGACCAAGAAATATTGAATGTTTATGATTATATAGAGGCTGAAAAACTGAGAATTGAACCTTTATAA